From one Brachypodium distachyon strain Bd21 chromosome 4, Brachypodium_distachyon_v3.0, whole genome shotgun sequence genomic stretch:
- the LOC100825034 gene encoding protein indeterminate-domain 16 has product MLGPTAGAGPPPEEDMPEPFGSLQIATTSAGAATKRKRRPAGTPDPDAEVVSLSPRTLLESDRYVCEICNQGFQRDQNLQMHRRRHKVPWKLLKREAGEAARKRVFVCPEPSCLHHDPSHALGDLVGIKKHFRRKHSGHRQWACARCSKAYAVHSDYKAHLKTCGTRGHSCDCGRVFSRVESFIEHQDTCNAGCPQAAGSDVPAATARGVAAVASSQQQQQVPAPAASLSRTASSTSPSSDIVISPVAWPSAGAGAMRSPTAAAFHRFDQAPSPPEGRGGGHNLELQLMPPSSGCTVGGSLAPGVAPSCYGAPPCSPGDDAAMQLQLTIGFCSGDVNRGELRPFGRDDAAAHARAKQEAAREELRQAMGEKAAADEARAQAKRQGELAEQELASAKRMRHQAQVELSRAHALREHAVRQVNATLLQITCLSCRQKFRAAAATTAIRPAPAAAMSAEQQVACSYVSSSVVTEGGDADTGNVDDQPLNLGGFRRRQQHARMDAL; this is encoded by the exons ATGCTGGGTCCGACGGCCGGGGCCGGGCCGCCACCGGAGGAGGACATGCCGGAGCCGTTTGGCTCGCTCCAGAtcgccaccacctccgccggcgccgcgacGAAGAGGaagcgccggccggccggcacacCAG ACCCGGACGCGGAGGTGGTTTCGCTGTCGCCGCGGACGCTGCTGGAGTCGGACCGGTACGTGTGCGAGATCTGCAACCAGGGGTTCCAGCGGGACCAGAACCTGCAGatgcaccggcggcggcacaaGGTGCCGTGGAAGCTGCTGAAGcgggaggccggcgaggcggcgcggaAGCGGGTGTTCGTGTGCCCGGAGCCCAGCTGCCTGCACCACGACCCCTCCCACGCCCTCGGCGACCTCGTCGGGATCAAGAAGCACTTCCGCCGCAAGCACAGCGGCCACCGCCAGTGGGCCTGCGCCCGCTGTTCCAAGGCCTACGCCGTCCACTCCGACTACAAGGCCCACCTCAAGACCTGCGGCACCCGCGGCCACTCCTGCGACTGCGGCCGCGTCTTCTCCAG GGTGGAGAGCTTCATAGAGCACCAGGACACGTGCAACGCCGGTTGCCCACAGGCGGCGGGGTCGGacgtgccggcggcgacggcgcgtgGAGTAGCCGCCGTCGCGTCTTcgcaacaacagcagcaggtcccggcgccggcagcgtcTCTGTCACGTACCGCGTCAAGCACCAGCCCGTCcagcgacatcgtcatcaGCCCCGTGGCCTGGCctagcgccggcgccggggcaaTGCGCAGCCCGACAGCCGCCGCGTTCCACCGGTTCGACCAggctccgtcgccgcccgaaggccgtggcggcgggcaCAACCTCGAGCTACAGCTCATGCCGCCGTCCAGCGGCTGCACCGTGGGAGGTTCCCTTGCTCCGGGCGTGGCGCCGTCGTGCTACGGAGCGCCGCCGTGCTCACCGGGAGACGATGCCGCCATGCAGCTGCAGCTTACTATAGGCTTCTGCAGCGGCGACGTCAACCGCGGAGAGTTGAGGCCCTTCGGCAGAGACGACGCGGCCGCGCACGCCAGGGCGaagcaggaggcggcgcgggaggagcTGCGGCAGGCAATGGGGGAGAAGGCCGCGGCGGACGAGGCACGCGCGCAGGCGAAGCGGCAGGGGGAGCTGGCCGAGCAGGAGCTCGCGAGCGCCAAGCGGATGCGGCACCAGGCGCAGGTGGAGCTGAGCCGCGCCCACGCCCTCCGCGAGCACGCCGTGCGCCAGGTCAACGCCACGCTGCTCCAGATCACCTGCCTCAGCTGCCGCCAAAAGTtccgggcagcagcagcaacgacCGCGATCAggccggcgcccgccgccgccatgtcagCCGAGCAGCAGGTGGCCTGCAGCTACGTGTCCTCCTCCGTCGTCACCGAGGGCGGCGACGCCGACACCGGCAACGTCGATGATCAGCCCCTCAACCTCGGCGGCTTCCGGCGGCGCCAGCAGCACGCTAGAATGGATGCTTTGTAG
- the LOC104585108 gene encoding protein FAR1-RELATED SEQUENCE 5: MVFDSLKAVEERYKMYARRYGFGIRYDYKRKSEVDGEISSVSIVCHRAGVQSTKKKDTWNPEPVVKLRGRNITERTGCKARMMIKRRPDGWLVTEFAYEYNHPLIKKWLYGYLDNLGYTVKNVANYRASIQMEHKYTDMEDTMDYFRKLQQQDKDFYYKYKLDEEFRVQNIFWVDGAARRAYKHYNDCVSFDTTYMTNIYKMPFAPFIGINNHGQSIQFGCGFLRNELTERFVWLFRTFLEAVDGLVPINIITDQDFAMRAGIDEVFPNTRHRNCRWHIMKKATEKLGSYLAGRKKLHAEFNDSVNSSMTPDEFEEKWNTMVQKHRLEEHEDFIRLYHKRSCCVPAYFMQSFYPFLQSTARNEGFNAVLKK; encoded by the exons ATGGTGTTTGATAGCCTGAAAGCAGTGGAGGAGCGCTACAAGATGTATGCCAGAAGGTACGGGTTTGGCATCAGATATGACTACAAGAGGAAGTCTGAAGTTGATGGTGAAATTAGTAGTGTTTCCATCGTGTGCCACAGGGCGGGTGTCCAATCCACAAAGAAGAAGGACACATGGAATCCCGAGCCTGTTGTCAAATTGAGAGGCAGAAACATTACAGAAAGAACTGGTTGTAAGGCTAGGATGATGATCAAGAGGAGGCCAGATGGATGGCTGGTCACTGAGTTCGCATATGAATACAACCATCCGTTGATCAAGAAATG GTTGTATGGATATTTGGATAACCTAGGATATACAGTGAAGAATGTTGCCAACTATCGCGCCTCAATACAAATGGAGCACAAGTACACTGATATGGAGGACACAATGGATTATTTTCGAAAGCTTCAGCAGCAAGACAAGGACTTCTACTACAAGTACAAGCTTGATGAGGAGTTCCGAGTCCAGAACATCTTTTGGGTAGATGGAGCAGCAAGAAGGGCCTACAAGCACTACAACGATTGTGTCTCTTTCGACACGACGTACATGACCAATATCTACAAGATGCCGTTTGCGCCATTCATAGGGATAAATAACCACGGACAGTCAATCCAATTTGGGTGTGGCTTTCTACGGAATGAACTGACGGAGAGGTTTGTTTGGTTATTCAGAACATTCCTGGAGGCAGTGGACGGTCTCGTACCGATAAACATTATAACTGACCAGGATTTCGCCATGAGGGCCGGAATTGATGAGGTATTCCCTAACACCAGGCACCGGAATTGTAGGTGGCATATCATGAAGAAAGCCACAGAAAAGCTAGGGTCCTACCTTGCTGGAAGAAAGAAACTTCATGCAGAATTCAATGACTCGGTGAACAGCAGCATGACGCCGGATGAGTTTGAGGAGAAATGGAACACTATGGTGCAAAAACACAGATTGGAGGAGCATGAAGACTTCATCAGGCTATACCACAAGAGAAGCTGCTGTGTGCCCGCATACTTTATGCAAAGCTTCTACCCATTCTTGCAATCCACGGCACGAAATGAGGGGTTCAACGCCGTGCTGAAAAAATAA